The Paenibacillus beijingensis nucleotide sequence CCGCTTGAATTCGAGCGGGCCGCTGCGATCGATCTCGCCGGACGCGATGTTCTCCAGGCGGTGCAGATGAGCGTCAATCCGCGCGTAATCGAGACGCCTACCGTTGCGGCGGTGGCCAAAGACGGCATTGAAGTGAAAGTGAAGGCGCGCGTTACCGTCCGTGCCAATATCGACCGCCTTGTCGGCGGCGCCGGCGAGGAAACGATCATCGCCCGTGTCGGCGAAGGTATCGTCACAACGGTCGGTTCCGCCAATTCGCACAAGGACGTTTTGGAAAATCCCGATATGATTTCCCGCACCGTTCTCGGCAAAGGACTCGATGCGGGGACGGCGTTTGAAATCTTGTCGATCGACATCGCCGATGTCGATGTAGGCAAAAACATCGGTGCGCATTTGCAAACGGAGCAGGCCGAAGCCGATAAGCGGATTGCCCAGGCAAAAGCTGAAGAGCGCCGCGCGATGGCAGTTGCCCAGGAGCAGGAAATGAAAGCGCGCGTCGTCGAAATGCGCGCACGCGTTGTGGAATCGGAGTCGCAGGTGCCGCTGGCGATGGCGGATGCGCTGAAGAGCGGAAAAATCGGCGTCATGGATTATATGAATTTGAAAAACATCGAAGCCGACACGCAAATGAGAAGCTCCATCGGCAAAAGCGACGCGCCGCACGATGACAAAGGCAATCGCTGACGGCAACTGCCGCAGCGGCCGAACGGAGGTGAGCCATGTCGCTTAGCAGCCTGATTTCGTTTCTGCTGGAACACATTTACATCGTGATCGTTATCGTGGGAGCGATCGTCTCCATTATTAGCAAGTCGTTTAAAAATACGGATGGCGCTCCCGGACGCAACCGGATGCCCGATTTCGGAGGCGGAGGCCCTTTGCCGAGAACGGGCACGCCGTCCCGGAAGCAGCCCGCCGCTCGGCCGGCTGCGGATCAGCCCGGAACCGATGCGGCCGGCAGACGGGAGCACCAGCCGGATATCCGTACTGCTTCTTCTTTTGAGGAGGATGACGATCCGGCGCGCAGCGGCGGACGCGAATATGGAGCCGGCGAATCGGAAGAGGGGCGCTCTGCGGAAATGCCTGAAACGGCGCCGGGACGAGTTGCCTGGGAAGCTATGGACGACGCTTATGCCGATCGCAATGAATCCGGTCCAAAGGCCCCGTCACGGCTCGCCGCCGCGATGGCGGACGCGAATCCGGCGGGATATCCCGTCCCGCCGCCGGCAGAGCCAACCGGCCGGGAGAGCGGAAGTCCGGAATCGATCGATGGCGGAGAGATGCGACGCGCGGTGCTGTGGGCCGAAATTCTCGGACCGCCCCGTGCCAAACGGCCTTTCCGCCGCTAAAATGAAAATGAATACCGCTTTGCACATAACGGATCTACAACGGATCTTCCGACAGGAGGATCCGTTTTTCATTGTTTTGGGAAGTTTTGCGAATCTAACAATTGTGGATAGAGCGCATCGCTGGCAGCGATGGGGTCGTAGGTTCAGCCCGCGCGGACGGATGGATGAACGACCTTCTGCAGCCGTTAGGAAAGAAATAACCCGGCATCCATAGACTCTTCTGTGTTTCATAAATTCACGAGATCGAGCATACGTTGGTAGAAGATGAAGCGAACTTTGCGCTCTGCTCCGTCCTCTTATGAACGAGACCGGAACTTGCCTCTCTTAAAGGCACAGAGACACCCGCGGACGGGCGGCGGCGAAAGGGTGCCGTCTGGGAGGAAGCGGCTCCCGCCCGACGGGCGATCCGGCGCAAAAGAGGGGGTACATGCGACCGACATGGGCAAAATCAGCCGAAAACTGCGTAAAATGACCGCCGATATTTTGGATTTGCCGCAGGATGTCGTATACGATTTGCCCCGGATGACGATGATCGGAGACCGGCAGCTTTATATCGAAAACCATAGGGGCGTGCTGCATTTCTCCAGCGACCTGCTGAAGCTGGCTCTGAGCCAGGGGGAGCTTGAAGTAGCCGGAAAAGATCTTATTATCCGGACGATATGGACGGAAGAAGTGTTCGTGGAAGGGCAAATATACGGCATTTCCATACGCGGGCAGGAGGGGAAATCGTGAACGAATCATGGGTGCAAAAGCTTCGCGGCGTCGCCACGGTCCGCATCCGGGGAGGCCGTCAGGAAGAGCTTGTCAATTCGGCGCTCGGCGGCGGGCTGCAGCTGTGGTCCATCCGCCGGACAAGCGTGGACGAGCTGGAATTTTCGGTCATGCTGCCGGATTTTTTCCGGCTGCGCCCTTATTTGAAGCGGACGGGCTGCCGGATGCACGTCATCGGACGGCGCGGCTTTCCGTTCTGGCTGGACAAGCTGGGAAATCGCAAGTTTTTTGCCGTCGGAATGGTGCTGTTTTTTGTCGGCATGTATCTGCTGTCTTCGCTCGTTTGGGAGATTGAAGTGAAAGGCAACGTCAAATTGACGGAAGAGCAAATATTGGCCGCCGCCCGGCAGGAAGGCATCTACCCGTTCCAGTGGTCGTTCCGTCTGCCGGATACGGACGTGCTGTCCAAGAAGCTGACGGCCGAGCTTCCGGGAGCGGCCTGGATCGGCGTCGAAAAGACAGGGACGAAGATTGTGCTCCGGGTGGTGGAGACGACGAAGCCCGAGGAGCGTCCGCTCCTCAGTCCCCGCCATTTGGTCGCGTCCTCCGACGGGGTGGTGACGCAAATTTTGGCCGAGGCTGGAAGGCCCGTCGTGCGCAAAAACGCGAAGGTGAAAAAAGGCCAAATTCTCATTTCCGGTACGATCGGGGAAGGGAAATATACGCGGACGGTCGTTGCCAAAGGGACGGTGCGCGGCCTCGTATGGCATGAGTACGACATCGTTTCGCCGCTGACGCAGCAGACGAAGGTGTACACCGGAGAGTCGAGAACGAAGTGGTATATTGTCATTGCGGGCCGGTCGCTGCAGGTGAGCGGCTTCGGCAAAAATCCGTTTGCCGCGTCGCAAACGGAAACCCGGCTGGAAGAAGCGTCATGGCAAACGTGGAAGCTGCCGCTGGGCCGGATGAAGGAAAAGGTACTGGAGACGGAGATAGCGGAGCGCAAGCTTTCCCGCGCCGAGGCGGTAGAGGCCGGACTGATGAAGGCGAAAGCCGATGTACTGTCGAAAGCGGGGGCGGATGCCGTCGTCAAGGAGCAAAAAATTTTGCATGAAAAGACGGACAATGGTAAAGTTTATATGAAAGTCCTGATAGAAGTGGAACAATCGATTGTAACGGAAATGCCTTTAGTCCAAATGCAAGGAGAATGAGGAACGGTTGCCGATAGAGACGAAGTATGCGAAAATACAGCTCGAAAACGCCGCGGAGGGACTCGCTTTGTTCGGTCCCCAGGATCATTATTTGCGGCTGATTGAAGAAAAAAGCGAGGCGTCCGTCCGTTCCCGCGAAGCGGAGATCGTCATCTCCGGCCCGGAGGCGGCTGTCGATTCCTTGGAGCAGCTGTACAGCGTGCTGCTGCAGCTAGTGCGCGGCGGATACATGCCGACGGAGCGCGATATCCTGTACGCTTACGAGCTGTCGCTCACCATGCAGGCCGATCAGCTGCTCGATCTGTTCAAAGGCGAGATTACGACGACGTACCGGGGCAAGCCGATTCGGGTCAAGACGATCGGACAGCGCCATTACGTCTCGACGATTCGCAAGAAAGATATCGTGTTCGGGATCGGACCGGCGGGAACGGGCAAAACGTATTTGGCCGTCGTGCTGGCGGTCGCCGCGCTTAAGGAAGGCAAGGTCAAGCGGATCATGCTGACGCGCCCTGCCGTGGAAGCGGGCGAGAATCTCGGTTTTTTGCCGGGAGATTTGCAGGAAAAGGTAGACCCGTATTTGCGTCCGCTGTACGATGCGCTGCACGACGTGCTCGGCCCCGACCAGACGGCGAAGGCGTTCGAGCGCGGCATCATCGAGATTGCGCCGCTTGCTTATATGCGGGGAAGGACGCTGGATGATTCGTTCATTATATTGGATGAAGCGCAAAATACGACGCCGGAGCAGATGAAGATGTTTTTGACCCGTCTCGGTTTCGGATCGAAGATGGTCATTACCGGCGACGTGACGCAGATTGATTTGCCCCGGGGCAAAAAGTCCGGGCTGATGGAAGCCGAACGCATATTGCAGGGCATTGAGGAAATCGGTTTTATCGCCTTTTCGGAACAGGACGTCGTCCGGCATTCGCTGGTGCAGAAAATCATTGTCGCTTATAACGAGGATGCTGAAAATCAAGCATAGAGAGGGATGTACGCCGCATGAACCGAATTTGGGCGGACAATTGGAAGAACGCGCGGCTTTCGTTTATCGGCCCAGGCTGGAAGCAGAGCGCCGCCGTTCGATTTTTGCTGCTCCTGCTGTTTGTGCTGCTGTTTTATTTCAGTCTTTCGCCGCATCTCGTGCCGCAAACGTACGATATCGCGCTGGGCGCCAAAAGCGAACGCGATATTAAGGCGGCCAAGCAGATCGATGACGAGAAGGCTACTTTGAAGGCGCAGGAAGCGGCTGCCGAGCGGGTGCAGCCGATTTACTCGATCGTCGCGCTGAGGAGCGACGCCATCGTTGACCGGATTTTTACCCGGATTGAGGGCCTTAATCAGGATGACCAGGTGACCTCTCAAAGCAAAATTGATATTTACAAGAGCGAAGTGCCCGCTTACTATGATGAATACGTCAACGATTTCATCAAACGGAACCGCGGCGGCGGCACTTACAGCGATACGCTGCTGCAGGAAATGGAACGTACGGTCAAAGACCAGAAATACGATATTCCCGCCGAAACGTTTTATAAGCTGCCTAACTTGTCTCAAGCACAGGTCGGCGAAATGCGGCAGGTGACGCTGGGCGTCGTGCGCAAGCTGATGAGCGAATCGCTGCGGGAAGCGGAGACGTCGCGCACGAAGGTGGCCGAACTGGTCAACACGAGTTCGCTGACGCAGCGCTCCACCCGCGAAATTGTACAGGAAATCGCCCGTTTTGCCATTATGCCGAATAAATTTTTCGATAAGGACGCGACCGACGAGGCAAAGGTGCTCGCCAAGGAAAATACGCCCAGAGTCGTCATTAAAGAAGGCGACATCATTGTCCAAAAGGGAGAAATGATCACTCCGGAAACATATGAGCTGCTTGCGGGCGCCGGCCTGCTGGATGAGCAAAAAACATACCGTCCGCAGCTTGGCCTGCTGCTCATGTCGCTGCTGTGCCTGCTCGTCATTTATATTTACCTGTACCAATCGGGCAGCTTGGGAGGAATCAGGCCGAAGTATAACAACGCGCAGCTGCTGATGCTCCTGCTCATTTATACGATCAATCTGGTCATGATGCAAATCGTCAATCTGGCGCAGACGCCTGCGGCGCCGTTCGTCGGTTATTTGGCCCCGGTCGCGATGGGGACGATGCTGATTACGCTGCTGCTCGATATGCACCTGGCGATCGTCAGCTCGTTTTTGTTCGCGATTACCGGCAGCGTCATCTTTAATATGCAGATGAACCAGCTGTTCGATTTTCATTACGGATTCGTCATCTGCGTCGTATCGTTCAGCGCCATCTTTACCGTTCACCGGGCAAGCCAGCGCTCGACGATTCTTAAAGCGGGCATTATGGCGAGCTTGTTTGGAACGGTATCGGTTCTCGCGCTGGAGCTGCTCGGCGATTTGCCGGAGCGGATGGCGCTGATCTACTCGCTTACATTCGCGTTTGCGAGCGGGGTCATCACGGCCATTCTCGTCATCGGCTTAATGCCGTTTTTTGAAGTGACGTTCGGTATTTTGTCGGCACTCAAGCTGGTAGAGCTGTCTAATCCGAACCACCCGCTGCTGCGCAAGCTGCTGACGGAAACGCCCGGAACGTACCATCACAGCGTCATGGTCGGCAATTTGTCGGAAGCGGCGGCTGAGGCGATCGGGGCGGACGGGCTGCTGTGCCGGGTCGGTTCGTTTTATCACGATATCGGCAAGACGAAGCGGCCGAATTATTTTATCGAGAATCAGACGAATATTGAAAACCCGCACGATTCGATCGATCCGAAGCTGAGCAAGTCAATTATCGTGGCACATGCGCGCGACGGGGTGGACATGCTGAAGGCCTACAACATTCCGAAGCCGATCCGGGATATCGCGGAGCAGCATCACGGCACGACGTCGCTGAAATATTTTTATCATAAAGCGGTCAAGCAAGCCGAGGCGGAAGGAAAGACGCCGCAGTTTACGGAGGATGATTTCCGATATCCCGGTCCGAAGGCGCAATCCAAGGAAGCGGCGGTTGTCGGCATATCCGACTGTGTGGAAGCTGCGGTCCGCAGCCTGCGCAATCCGACGATGGAAGGCATTGAAACGATGATTAACAAAATCATCAAAAGCCGTCTGGACGACAACCAGTTCAACGAATGCGACCTGACGCTCAAGGAGCTGGACAAAATCGCGGAAACGTTGAAGGAAGCGGTCGTCGGCATTTTTCATTCGCGCATTGAATATCCGGAAGATGTAAAACCAAAGGAGCGGCTGGCATGAGTTTGCAGTTGGATTGGAGTAACGAGCAAGACAAAATGGATATTCCCGAGGCGTGGATCGCAAGACTGCAGCAGCTGCTGCAGCTTGCGGGCGAAGCGGAAGGACTTGCGGAAGGTCAGGTCGATCTGACGTTTGTCGACGATGAGGAAATTCACCGCCTGAACCGGGAATACCGCAGCATCGACCGTCCGACCGATGTGCTGTCGTTCGCGATGCAGGAAGACGGCGAAGGGGAGCCGGATATCATCTTCGAAGTCGAGAGCGAAGAGGAAGAGGACCCGTTCTCGGGGATGCTCGGCGACATTATTATTTCGGTTGAAACGGCGCAGCGTCAAAGCGAGGAATACGGCCACTCTCTGGAGAGGGAGATCGGATTTCTGTTCGTGCACGGCTTTCTTCACCTGATCGGATACGATCACGGCGACGAGGAGAGCGAGGCGGTTATGACCGCCAAGCAGGAAGCCGTGCTGCAGAAAGCCGGCCTGCCGCGCTGATGAAGCGGTTTATCCGCAGTCTGGGGTTTGCGGCGGCCGGCCTTGTGCATGCGCTCCGCAGCGAGCGGCATATGCGGTTTCATCTGGCTGCCGCGGCCGCGGTTTGCATCGTTGCCGCGAAGCTGCCGCTCAGCAGGACGCAGTGGGCGGTGCTGCTGCTCGCAATTGCGCTCGTCATAACGGCGGAGCTGATCAATACGGCCGTCGAACGGGCTGTCGACCTGATCAGCCCGGAGCTTCACCCGCTTGCGAAGCTTGCTAAAGACACGGCAGCCGGCGCCGTGCTGGCCGCCGTTTTTTTTTCCGTTTTGGTCGGATTCGTCATTCTTGGGCCTCCGCTTTGGAGCTTGCTGGCCGGAAAATAGACAGGCGTTGTTAATCGAATTCGGGAACCATGGAATAGGGCACTTTGGACCGGCTACATAATAGATAACACTGCGGCCATCGCCAGAAGACCGTCAAAGGAGGTTTTTTTAGTGACAGCGGAAAACAACGAGCAAGCGCTCTTGAAAGAGCGGTGGGGTTATTTGATAGAAGCGGCGCATGATGTCTGGAAACGGGCATATGTGCCGTACTCCCGCTTTCAGGTAGGGGCGGCGCTGCTGGACGGACAAGGCGTCATACACAAGGGCTGCAATGTGGAAAATGCGGCCTACGGCCCGTCCAATTGCGCGGAGCGCACCGCGCTGCACCGCGCAATTGCAGACGGCGTCAAGCCGGGAACGTTCAAAGCGATTGCCGTTATCGGCGATACGCCGGGTCCGATTACGCCCTGCGGCATTTGCCGCCAGGTGCTGACGGAGCTGTGTCCGCCCGATATGCCCGTCATTATGAGCAACCTGGCCGGCGACATCAACGTGATGACGGTTGCTGAGCTGCTGCCGGGCGCATTTAATTCAAGCGATTTGAAGAAGGGAAACGATAAGGCCGTATGAGCAATGACTGGTTAAGCAAACAAGGGCAATCCGCCGGCGGAGGGGGCAAATTCCGCTCCGGATTCGTCGCGATCGTCGGCCGTCCGAACGTCGGCAAGTCGACGCTTATGAACGCGATGATCGGGCAGAAAATCGCGATTATGTCGGACAAGCCGCAGACGACACGCAACAAAATTCACGGCGTCTACACAACGGACGAAGCGCAGATCGTCTTTCTCGATACGCCCGGCATCCATAAACCGAATTCGAAGCTTGGCGATTATATGATGAAAGCGGCCGATACGGCGCTCGGCGAAGTGGACGCGGTGCTGTTTCTCGCCGACGTGTCGGAAGGGCTCGGCGGCGGCGACCGCTATATTATGGAACGGCTCAAAGCGGCCAAGACGCCGGTGTTTCTTGTGCTGAACAAAATCGACAAAGTGCAGCCCGAGGAGCTGCTGCCGATTATCGGGCAGTACAAAGATTTTCTCGATTTTGCGGAGGTAGTGCCGATCTCGGCCCTTCAAGGCAGCAATGTGGAGACGCTGCTGCAGCAAATTACGCGTTACTTGCCGGAAGGACCGCAGTATTACCCTGCCGACCAAATAACCGATCACCCGGAACAGTTCGTCTGCGCCGAAATGATCCGCGAGAAAATTTTGCAGCTGACCCGCGAGGAGGTTCCTCATTCGATCGCCGTCGCGATTGAAGATATGCGGGTGCAGGACAATGGGGTCGTCTATATCGGCGCCGTCATATACGTCGAGCGCGATTCCCAGAAAGGTATCGTCATCGGCAAGCAGGGCTCCTTGCTCAAAGAAGTCGGCAAGCTTGCGCGCCGGGACATCGAGACGCTCCTCGGCTCCAAGACATTCTTGGAGCTGTGGGTTAAGGTGAAGAAAGATTGGCGCAACCAGGAACGGATATTGAAGGATCTCGGTTTCCGCCACGAATAACAGCGGGCAGTCGGGTTTTACATCTATGCGGCCGGTTCCGAAAGCTTCCGTGACGGCGGCCGCTGTCGTTTATTGACAGCATAGAGTTCCGCTTTTTGTCGCATTCTAATACCGCCCCAGAGGATCTTGGAGTCACGTTTCCAAGGCGGAAAGGATGATTGCGGAATGCGGAATTTTTCGTGGACGTACTTTACGATGACCGGCAACGTAGAATCATTTTTGCTGTATAAGGAAATGGATCAGTTCCCGAGGACGGAAGAATTGGGCGCGTTCGCAGGAGTGGATGACGAACCGGCCGCAGTCGCGGGAGCGGCGGACGATTCCGGATCGTTGTAAAACCATTCCAAGGCGGAAGCGAGCTTAGGTTAGGGGAAAGACGCCCGGCAGCAAGGCCGGGCGTCTTTTGCAAGCTTATCTTATTTCTCCGTGAAACGATTGGTCGCCCGTTAAGAAGACCGCAGCTGTTTGTGCTGGAATGGAGGAATGAGGAGATGCTGTACCGGATTGAAGGCATTGTGATCCGCAGCACCGATTACGGGGAAGGCAACAAAATTTTGACGCTGTTAACGGACAAGGCCGGCAAGGTCGGCATTATCGCCAGAGGGGCGAAAAAAGCGCGCAGCCGGCATTCGTCGATCGCCCAGCCGTTTACGTACGGAGAGTTCGTTTTTTTTCGCAGCAGCGGTCTTGGAACTCTTAACGCCGGGGAGATTATCGAATCGTTTCACCGGCTGCGGGAAGATCTCGATTTGGCCGCTTACGCTTCGTATGCGGCGGAATTGTGCGACCGGGCGCTGCAGGACGATGAAGCGGGCGAGTTTATTTTTCAGCAGTTGAAAGCGTGCTTCATGGGTCTGGCGGAAGGGAAAGATCCGGAAGTGACGGTCAATCTGTTCGAGATGAAAATATTGGAGACGGCCGGCTACGCCCCCGAGCTGGATGTTTGCGTCTCATGCGGCAATGAAGAGGGGCCGGTGCGGATCAGCGTGCAGGCCGGCGGCACACTTTGCCGCCGATGCTGGAGCAGGGATGCGTCGGCGCTGCCGGTGAGCGATGGCGCGCTCAAGCTGCTCCGTTTGTTTCGCAGGCTCGACATGCGGCGGCTCGGTTCGATACAAGTGAGCGTGGAAACGAAAAAACAATTGAAAGCGGTGCTGCGCTCTTTTTTTGACACCCATATGGATTTGCGTTTGAAATCACGAGCTTTTCTCGATCAGCTTGACCGTATGAATCAACAGGCGGATGCTCCTTTGCGGGAGCGGCGCAGCTTATATGACGATGGCAAGTGATTATAGCTGCGATAGACAATCCGAATTGACAAGACACTGCACAATTCATATAATAATCTATTATAATAACGGACGATGATGGAGAAAGTAGCCGTAGGCAGTTTTCGAATCAGCGAGCCGGGGACAGTGGAAGCCCGGACGGAAAGCGCGGTGAAAAGGCACTCCGGAGTGCGAATGATGAGAAAGCGGGTCGGGAGTCATTTTTCCGTCATGAACGGAAGAAAACCGGCCAAGTAGGGTGGAACCGCGGGAGACAGGCTCTCGTCCCTACGTCTGTCAGCAGGCGTAGCGGACGGGAGTTTTTTGGTGTCTCCGCTTAAGAAACCTCCTGCCGCCGCTTGCTCCTTTTGCCCTCCGCCAGCGGAGATCAGGCATTCATTCAAACCAAAAGGAGTGTCGCACGCATGAATTTTCAAGGCATGATTCTGACTCTGCAGCAGTTCTGGGCGGAGCAAAACTGTATTCTCGTACAGCCTTACGACGTGGAAAAAGGCGCGGGAACGATGAATCCGATGACGTTTCTCCGTTCCATCGGCCCGGAGCCTTGGAACGTCGCTTATGTGGAGCCGTCCCGGCGTCCCGCGGACGGCCGCTACGGGGAAAATCCGAACCGTTTGTACCAGCATCACCAGTTCCAGGTTATTTTGAAGCCGTCCCCGGACAACATTCAGGAGCTGTACCTCGAGAGCCTGAAACGGCTTGGCATCGATCCGCTTCATCACGATATCCGGTTTGTCGAGGACAACTGGGAATCGCCGACGCTCGGCGCCTGGGGCTTGGGCTGGGAAGTGTGGCTGAACGGCATGGAAATTACGCAGTTTACGTATTTCCAGCAGGTCGGCGGCATCGACGCCAATCCGGTAGCGGTTGAAATCACGTACGGCATGGAGCGTCTTGCTTCCTACATTCAGGAAAAGGAAAATGTGTTCGATCTGGAATGGGTGGACGGCGTCACCTACGGCGACGTGTTCCTGCAGCCCGAGTACGAGCATTCCAAATATACGTTTGAAACGTCCGACACGGCGATGCTGTTCTCCTTGTTCAATATGTACGAGGAAGAAGCGAAGCGGACGATGGAACAGAAGCTGGTGTTTCCGGCTTACGACTATGTGCTGAAATGCTCGCATACGTTCAACCTGCTGGACGCGCGCGGCGCGATCAGCGTGACGGAGCGGACGGGCTATATTATGCGTGTACGGAATTTGGCGCGTGCCTGCGCGGCCACTTATCTCGAAGAGCGGGAACGCCTCGGCTTCCCGATGCTGCGGAAGGGAGCGGAGCAGAATGGCTAAAGATCTGCTGTTTGAAATCGGACTTGAAGAGGTGCCTGCCCGTTTTGTGCGCGGCGCGATGAACCAGCTGGAGGAGAAAACGGTCAAATGGCTGGAAGCTTCCCGCATCGCATTTGGGGAAGTGGAGGCGTATGCGACGCCGCGCCGGATTGCGGTGCTCGTCAAAGAAGTGGCGGAAAAGCAGGCGGACGTGAACGAAGAGGTCAAAGGACCTTCGCGTAAAATCGCGCTCGATGCCGAAGGCAACTGGAGCAAGGCGGCGCTCGGTTTCGCCCGCAGCCAGGGCGTGCAGCCGGAGCAGCTCTTTTTCAAAGAGCTTGCAGGGGTCGAATATGTGTACGCAAACAAAAGCAGCGTCGGCACGGAGACGGCCGGCGTGCTGTCCGAAGGTTTGACGTCCATTCTGACGGGCATGACGTTTCCGAAAAATATGCGCTGGGGCGCTTACGACCTGCGCTTCGTGCGGCCGATCCGCTGGCTCGTCGCCCTGTTCGGCAGCGAAGTCATTCCGATAGAAATTACCGGTGTGAAGAGCGGCAACGTAAGCCGCGGCCACCGTTTCCTCGGGGAAGAGGCGGCCATTGAAGAGCCGTCGGCCTATGTGGAGGCGCTGCGCGCCCAGCATGTCATTGCCGATGTGGCGGAACGCGAGCGCCTGATCGTGGAAGGCATCGAGTCGCTGGCGAAAGAACGCGGCTGGGAAATCGCCGTTAAGGAAGATCTGCTGGAAGAAGTGCTGTTCCTGGTCGAGTATCCGAGCGTGCTGACCGGATCGTTCGATCCGTCGTTCCTGGCCATTCCGCAGGAAGTGCTCATTACTTCGATGCGCGAGCATCAGCGCTATTTCCCGGTGCTGAACGCGGAAGGCGAGCTGCAGCCGCATTTTGTGACGGTGCGCAACGGCGATCGCACCTCAATCGACGTCGTTGCCAAGGGCAACGAGAAAGTGCTGCGCGCGCGTCTGTCGGATGCGAAATTTTTCTATGCGGAAGACCAGAAGCTGGCGATCGGGGATGCGCTTGCCAAGCTTGAAAATATCGTCTATCACGAGGAACTCGGCACGGTTGCGGACAAAGTGCGCCGTGTGCGCGAGCTGGCCGGACGCCTGGCGGAACTGCTGAAAGCGGACAGCCAGACTGCGGCCGACGCCGACCGCGCGTCGGAAATCGCCAAGTTCGACCTTGTTACCCAGATGGTCTACGAGTTTCCGGAGCTGCAGGGCATTATGGGCGAGGATTACGCCCGCAAAGCGGGAGAGCGCGAGGCTGTGGCCAAAGCGATTTTTGAACACTATCAGCCCCGTTTCTCCGGTGACCGCGCGCCGGCTTCGCTGCCTGGAGCCATCGTCAGTCTGGCGGATAAATTGGACACGATTGCGGGCTGCTTCTCGATCGGAATCATTCCTACGGGATCGCAGGATCCTTACGCGCTGCGCCGTCAGGCGGCCGGCATCGTGCAAATTATTCTCGCCCACGGCCTGCCGGTGGAGCTTGGACAGCTGTTCGATCTGGCGCTGCATATCCATACCGAACGCGGTTTGAAACGAAACGCGGAAGAGATACGTAAAGAGTTGTATGAGTTCTTTGCGCTTCGCGTCCGCAACGTGCTTTCGGAGCAGGGCATTCGTTATGACGTCATCGACGC carries:
- the era gene encoding GTPase Era; translation: MSNDWLSKQGQSAGGGGKFRSGFVAIVGRPNVGKSTLMNAMIGQKIAIMSDKPQTTRNKIHGVYTTDEAQIVFLDTPGIHKPNSKLGDYMMKAADTALGEVDAVLFLADVSEGLGGGDRYIMERLKAAKTPVFLVLNKIDKVQPEELLPIIGQYKDFLDFAEVVPISALQGSNVETLLQQITRYLPEGPQYYPADQITDHPEQFVCAEMIREKILQLTREEVPHSIAVAIEDMRVQDNGVVYIGAVIYVERDSQKGIVIGKQGSLLKEVGKLARRDIETLLGSKTFLELWVKVKKDWRNQERILKDLGFRHE
- a CDS encoding YqzL family protein, whose product is MRNFSWTYFTMTGNVESFLLYKEMDQFPRTEELGAFAGVDDEPAAVAGAADDSGSL
- the recO gene encoding DNA repair protein RecO, translating into MLYRIEGIVIRSTDYGEGNKILTLLTDKAGKVGIIARGAKKARSRHSSIAQPFTYGEFVFFRSSGLGTLNAGEIIESFHRLREDLDLAAYASYAAELCDRALQDDEAGEFIFQQLKACFMGLAEGKDPEVTVNLFEMKILETAGYAPELDVCVSCGNEEGPVRISVQAGGTLCRRCWSRDASALPVSDGALKLLRLFRRLDMRRLGSIQVSVETKKQLKAVLRSFFDTHMDLRLKSRAFLDQLDRMNQQADAPLRERRSLYDDGK
- the glyQ gene encoding glycine--tRNA ligase subunit alpha, which encodes MNFQGMILTLQQFWAEQNCILVQPYDVEKGAGTMNPMTFLRSIGPEPWNVAYVEPSRRPADGRYGENPNRLYQHHQFQVILKPSPDNIQELYLESLKRLGIDPLHHDIRFVEDNWESPTLGAWGLGWEVWLNGMEITQFTYFQQVGGIDANPVAVEITYGMERLASYIQEKENVFDLEWVDGVTYGDVFLQPEYEHSKYTFETSDTAMLFSLFNMYEEEAKRTMEQKLVFPAYDYVLKCSHTFNLLDARGAISVTERTGYIMRVRNLARACAATYLEERERLGFPMLRKGAEQNG
- the glyS gene encoding glycine--tRNA ligase subunit beta produces the protein MAKDLLFEIGLEEVPARFVRGAMNQLEEKTVKWLEASRIAFGEVEAYATPRRIAVLVKEVAEKQADVNEEVKGPSRKIALDAEGNWSKAALGFARSQGVQPEQLFFKELAGVEYVYANKSSVGTETAGVLSEGLTSILTGMTFPKNMRWGAYDLRFVRPIRWLVALFGSEVIPIEITGVKSGNVSRGHRFLGEEAAIEEPSAYVEALRAQHVIADVAERERLIVEGIESLAKERGWEIAVKEDLLEEVLFLVEYPSVLTGSFDPSFLAIPQEVLITSMREHQRYFPVLNAEGELQPHFVTVRNGDRTSIDVVAKGNEKVLRARLSDAKFFYAEDQKLAIGDALAKLENIVYHEELGTVADKVRRVRELAGRLAELLKADSQTAADADRASEIAKFDLVTQMVYEFPELQGIMGEDYARKAGEREAVAKAIFEHYQPRFSGDRAPASLPGAIVSLADKLDTIAGCFSIGIIPTGSQDPYALRRQAAGIVQIILAHGLPVELGQLFDLALHIHTERGLKRNAEEIRKELYEFFALRVRNVLSEQGIRYDVIDAVMAAGYDDLKLTVERSAVLVALVTGAQKEEFKSVVDAFTRVANLAAKSEGGDADPAKFEAEAEHLLYDAWSEVHSAFAAALAAGDVAGALAKLATLKEPINGYFDAVMVMAPEEAVRRNRLATLSLIAGDVAAIADFSKLVW